Sequence from the Hamadaea flava genome:
AGCGTGGCCAGCGCGTCGCCGAGCCCGTTGTCGAGGACCGGCGGGTGGATACCGCGGACCAGGTCGCGCAGGTCGGCGAGGGCATCCTTCGCTCCGGCGCGGGCGAGCGCGACCAGTTCGCGGGCTTGGGCGAGGTCGGGTGGCGGGCCGTCGACGCCGAGCTTCTCGGTCGCCATGCCGAGGTTCATCGCCACCGTAGCCAGCCGGATCTGCGCGCCGTCGTGCAGGTCCCGTTCCAGGCGGCGCATCATCGCGGCCGCGTCGTCGATCGCGTGGGCCCGGCTGACCTGCAGTTCGCGGACGCGCTCGGCGAGCCGGCGCGGACCGAGCAGGCGTCGCATCGCAGCAAGGTCCAGTGCCGTCCCGGCCCGCATCAACCATGGTGCGACCAGCAGCATGGCGAAGCCAGCCGCGGCGATGAGCAACGTCCCGGCGAACGTCCGCGTACTGATCATGCCGAACGGCGTCAGCGCCCGCACCGGCCCGAGCAGAGTGCCGGCCGGGTGGTTACGGAACAGCGGCCACCACACCGGGTAGCTGAGGTTGATCAGGCCGAACACATAGCAGAAGGCGCCGTAGCCCTCGGGGATGGCCAGTGGCACCTTGAGCAGGCCGTACCCGACGGCACGCCAACCCGGTCCGTCGGAGACCAGGGCACCGATCCGCTTGGAGGGCCGGGGCGGCGGGGCGTCCACCTGCACGGCGAGTAGCCGTTCCGCGAGTGAGCGCTGCACGGCTCCCATCGCGCGCCCGATCGGGGCGGCCAGGACGACCAGGAGCGCGATGGTGACCGTGAACAGGACTACGAACAACGGTGCGACGCCCGGTCCGGGCCGATGGGCCAAAGCCCCGGTCGCCCACAGGATGAGGACGCCCGCGGCCGGCACGACCGCCGGTACGGCCAGGATCGCGACGGCCCCGACCGCGCCGGCGACGCAGAACACCGCCTGGCGCAGGGCCAGCGTGGTGAACGGAGCGCGCAGCACGGTCATCAGCCCATTGTCGCTGGTCACGCGTCGCGAAGGCGGAGCAGCACGCCGCCGAACAGGACGGCCACCGCTGCGTACCCGAACATCAGCAGCGTGCTGATCCAGGCGGAGAACACCCCGGGTATCGGCGAGGTCACCGCGATCGAGTTGAGCAGCATCAGCAGCGGGACAAACCGCCCGACCGAGATTCCACTCTCGCCGAACAGCCCGGCCACGATCATCGGGACGAACATCAGACCGAACAGAATGCCGATCGCGGCGCCCGAGTGCCGCACGATCGTTCCGATCCCGACCCCAATCAGCGCGGTGGAGCCCAGGTACACGCCGGTCAGCAGGACCGCGCGCAGGACCGCCGGGTCACCGACGGAGGCGGCCGGGATCGCGGTGCCGCGGATCGCGAGTTGCCCGCTCAGGTAGCCAGCGAAGCTCGCGACCAGGCCGACGGTCAGCGCCGCGCCGCCGCACACGGCGACCTTCGCGGCCAGGACGATCCGACGTCGCGGCACCGCGGCGAACGTCGAGCGGATCATCCCGGTGCCGTATTCACCGGTCACCATCAGGACGCCGAGCGCTCCCAGGAGCAGCTGGGCCACAATGGCACCGCCGAGGCTGTTGTTCAGGATCTGGGCGACGGTGGCGAGCGGGGTGTGCGACCGGTACCCGAGGCCCACCCCGGCGCCGGTCGCGGCCATCGAGACCACCGCCGCGACGGCCAGCCACCACGTCGACCGGACGCTGCGCATCTTGATCCGCTCCATCCGGGCCGCGTGCCGGAATCCGTACCTGCTCATGGCGCTCCTACTCCGCGATAGTCGGTGGCCTGCGAGGTGAGCCGGAAGAACGCGTCCTCCAGGCTGTCTTCGCCGGCGGCGAGTTCGGCGACGGTTGTCTCGGCCAGCAGCCGGCCGCGCCCGATGACCACCAGCCGGTCGGCGTCAGCGCCATCTCGGCGATGAGGTGGCTGGACACGAACACCGTCCGGCCCTCGGCAGCGAGTCCGCGCAGCAGGTCCCGGATCCAGCGGATGCCCTCCGGGTCCAGCCCGTTGACCGGCTCGTCGAGCAGGAGGACACCCGGATCGCCGAGCAGAGCCACAGCGACGCCGAGCCGCTGGCGCATGCCGAGCGAGTAGGTGCCGGCGCGCCGCGTCGCCGCGTCGGACAGCCCGACGATGCGCAGCACCCGCTCGACCCGGGAAGCGGGAATGTCGTTGCTCGCGGCCAGCGCGGCCAGGTGCGCACGGGCGCTGCGGCCGGGATGGAACGCCCCGGCCTCCAGCAGCGCGCCGGCCGTCTTCAGCGGCCAGTTCAGCTCCGGGTACCGGACGCCGCCGATCAGTGCCTCGCCATGGTCCGGGGCATCCAGGCCGAGGATCATCCGCATCGTCGTGGACTTGCCGGATCCGTTCGGGCCGAGGAAGCCGGTCACCACCCCTGGCTGGACCCGGACGCTCAGCCCGTCGACGGCGACCTGGTCGCCGTAGCGTTTGGTCAGCTCACGTAGTTCGATCACACCATCGACGCTAGGCAACGCCGTCGGCGGTCGGAAGCCGGAAACCATCCGACTCCGCGTGGGGGTTTCCACCCCTATCGCGGCAGCTCGAGTTCGTCTCGTTCCTCAGCGCGAAGATCACGGACTTTCTCCGCGACCAGCGCCGCGCGGCTGAGGCGACGGACGCTCACCGACGAGCGGCCAGGGACCAGCTCAGCCCGTCGTGCGGGTGTCCGTCGCCACCCAGGTGAGCTCCCAGGTCTTGCCGCTGTCGGCGGAGTAGGACTGTTCGAAACGCGCCGAGTCGTCGCTGATCTTCAGGATGACGAAACGGACGAGGACCGCACGTCCGCGCAGCGTGTCGACGCCGAAGAACTCGCCTCGTTCGTCGGTGAACTCTCCGAATGTCGGTGGGGTGAGCAAGCCGTCGCCCATGTTGGCGAAGTTCAGGCTCCACTGTCGAGCCTCGGGGTTATAGAGCCGCAGCGAGACGCCCTGAATTCTGCCCGACGCGCCCGCGACGTCCAGCTCGACGAGATTGGAGCCGCCTTCGCAGAAGGAATGAACAACGGACGTCCCGTCGAACTCGATCCAAGTCGCCTCAGGTGAGAACGCACCCCGCAGCACTCTGACGTGGGTCGCCCAGGCGCCGATCTCCCAATCGAAATCCCGGCTGCCGTCGCGACTCACCGTCCACACCCGCCGATCCGATGGGCGGCATCGTCGGCTACGAGCCGGCCGCAATGGTCAAGCATCGGCATCAGCAGCCCATTCAGCACGTGCACCTCGG
This genomic interval carries:
- a CDS encoding ATP-binding cassette domain-containing protein, translating into MIELRELTKRYGDQVAVDGLSVRVQPGVVTGFLGPNGSGKSTTMRMILGLDAPDHGEALIGGVRYPELNWPLKTAGALLEAGAFHPGRSARAHLAALAASNDIPASRVERVLRIVGLSDAATRRAGTYSLGMRQRLGVAVALLGDPGVLLLDEPVNGLDPEGIRWIRDLLRGLAAEGRTVFVSSHLIAEMALTPTGWWSSGAAGCWPRQPSPNSPPAKTAWRTRSSGSPRRPPTIAE
- a CDS encoding sensor histidine kinase, whose protein sequence is MTVLRAPFTTLALRQAVFCVAGAVGAVAILAVPAVVPAAGVLILWATGALAHRPGPGVAPLFVVLFTVTIALLVVLAAPIGRAMGAVQRSLAERLLAVQVDAPPPRPSKRIGALVSDGPGWRAVGYGLLKVPLAIPEGYGAFCYVFGLINLSYPVWWPLFRNHPAGTLLGPVRALTPFGMISTRTFAGTLLIAAAGFAMLLVAPWLMRAGTALDLAAMRRLLGPRRLAERVRELQVSRAHAIDDAAAMMRRLERDLHDGAQIRLATVAMNLGMATEKLGVDGPPPDLAQARELVALARAGAKDALADLRDLVRGIHPPVLDNGLGDALATLATSTALPVTADVELPERPAPAIETIAYFCASELLANAAKHSRATRIRLGVVRSGEHVTLTVADDGIGGANPDGPGLSGLARRIAVVDGRMRVHSPSGGPTRVEIELPTQV
- a CDS encoding ABC transporter permease; this encodes MSRYGFRHAARMERIKMRSVRSTWWLAVAAVVSMAATGAGVGLGYRSHTPLATVAQILNNSLGGAIVAQLLLGALGVLMVTGEYGTGMIRSTFAAVPRRRIVLAAKVAVCGGAALTVGLVASFAGYLSGQLAIRGTAIPAASVGDPAVLRAVLLTGVYLGSTALIGVGIGTIVRHSGAAIGILFGLMFVPMIVAGLFGESGISVGRFVPLLMLLNSIAVTSPIPGVFSAWISTLLMFGYAAVAVLFGGVLLRLRDA